The following are from one region of the Georgenia sp. M64 genome:
- a CDS encoding 1-phosphofructokinase family hexose kinase produces the protein MIVTLTANPSLDRTAHLRGPLERGGVNRIEHVTVEPGGKGVNVARAVALAGEAAVAVLPARGDDPLLAGLDRVGLAYRNLTVAELARTNLTVTEPDGTTTKLNEPGAALTAAEVDALATLLLDAADGAGWAALSGSLPPGVPAGWYARLVAELHTRGVRVAVDTSDAPLRELAARFPAAAPDLLKPNAEELGQLTGADGALLEAAAQSGDLAPTVAAAGALVARGVGAVLATLGAAGALLVTAEGAWSAAPPPITPRSTVGAGDSSLAGYLLAAIVGAPEPDRLRRAVAYGSAAASLPGTALPRPEQTDPDRVVVTRVR, from the coding sequence ATGATCGTCACCCTGACCGCCAACCCCAGCCTGGACCGCACGGCCCACCTGCGCGGCCCCCTCGAGCGCGGCGGGGTCAACCGCATCGAGCACGTCACGGTCGAGCCCGGTGGCAAGGGCGTGAACGTCGCCCGGGCCGTCGCGCTCGCCGGCGAGGCCGCGGTCGCGGTGCTGCCCGCCCGTGGCGACGACCCGCTCCTCGCCGGGCTGGACCGGGTCGGCCTGGCCTACCGCAACCTCACGGTCGCCGAGCTCGCCCGCACCAACCTCACCGTGACCGAGCCCGACGGCACCACCACCAAGCTCAACGAGCCCGGTGCGGCGCTGACGGCCGCCGAGGTCGACGCGCTGGCGACCCTGCTCCTCGACGCCGCCGACGGCGCGGGCTGGGCGGCGCTGTCCGGCTCGCTCCCGCCCGGGGTGCCCGCCGGGTGGTACGCGCGCCTCGTGGCCGAGCTGCACACCCGGGGCGTGCGCGTCGCCGTCGACACCTCCGACGCCCCTCTGCGCGAGCTCGCCGCCCGGTTCCCCGCCGCCGCGCCCGACCTGCTCAAGCCCAACGCCGAGGAGCTGGGCCAGCTCACCGGCGCGGACGGGGCACTCCTGGAGGCGGCGGCGCAGTCGGGGGACCTCGCGCCCACCGTCGCGGCGGCCGGGGCGCTCGTCGCCCGGGGCGTGGGGGCCGTGCTCGCCACGCTCGGCGCCGCCGGTGCGCTCCTCGTCACCGCGGAGGGCGCGTGGTCCGCCGCGCCGCCCCCCATCACCCCTCGCAGCACGGTCGGCGCCGGGGACTCCTCGCTGGCGGGGTACCTCCTCGCCGCGATCGTCGGCGCGCCCGAGCCCGACCGGCTCCGACGAGCCGTCGCCTACGGCTCGGCCGCGGCGTCCCTCCCCGGGACGGCGCTGCCGCGACCTGAGCAGACCGACCCGGACCGGGTCGTCGTGACCCGCGTCCGCTGA
- a CDS encoding HPr family phosphocarrier protein — protein sequence MPSQTAVVGSAVGLHARPAAIIAAAASKYDDEITIAMDGEEAVDAASALMIMTLGAEKGAQVVVESDDETALAEIVALVEQDLDAE from the coding sequence ATGCCCAGCCAGACCGCCGTCGTCGGGTCCGCCGTCGGCCTCCACGCCCGCCCCGCCGCCATCATCGCCGCCGCCGCGTCGAAGTACGACGACGAGATCACCATCGCCATGGACGGCGAGGAGGCTGTCGACGCCGCGTCGGCGCTGATGATCATGACCCTCGGTGCCGAGAAGGGCGCCCAGGTCGTCGTCGAGTCCGACGACGAGACGGCGCTCGCCGAGATCGTCGCCCTGGTCGAGCAGGACCTCGACGCCGAGTGA
- a CDS encoding fructose-specific PTS transporter subunit EIIC, with amino-acid sequence MSAETSGLITPDLVTLDADLGSTKDQVIAALAARVAAAGRADAAGLTADALEREGKSATGLPGGIAIPHCRSTAVSVGSLAFARLDPKVDFGAPDGPAELVFLIAAAEGTGSEHMKLLTKLARALVKKDFVAALRGAGSAEEVVALVEGVVNPPAAAPADQAVGAAPSAGAAPAGSVPATAAASATPGATAGPATADGAATRRIVAITACPTGIAHTYMAADALVAAGQEAGVTVEVETQGSGATTPLSAATIASADAVIFATDVGVKGKERFAGKPVIESGVKRAINEPGVMITEALRAADDPSSRRVSGTASDAGAPAAAGGLGIGSRLKQALLTGVSYMIPFVAAGGLIIALGFLFGGYDIVFESADIVVNNSLTNLPDGGLTAYLGAVLHQLGAAAFAFLVPALAGYIAFAIADRPGIAPGFTAGAVAVFVGAGFIGGLIGGLLAGVAALWISRIAVPRWLRGLMPVVIIPLVATVFAGGLMFVVLGQPLAAVTTGLSNWLGGLSGTSAVILGIILGLMMCFDLGGPVNKAAYAFATAGLVVTDPATLRVMAAVMAAGMVPPLAMALATVVRPKLFTEVERENGSAAWLLGASFISEGAIPFAAADPLRVIPSMMAGGAVTGAIAMAFDAQSRAPHGGIFVFFAMSNVLAFVGAIVAGMLVSATLVILAKEFVGRTADEPAEDVAVAAV; translated from the coding sequence ATGTCCGCTGAGACCTCCGGGCTCATCACACCGGATCTCGTGACGCTCGACGCCGACCTCGGCTCCACCAAGGACCAGGTCATCGCGGCTCTGGCCGCCCGCGTGGCGGCCGCCGGGCGCGCCGACGCCGCCGGGCTCACCGCCGACGCCCTCGAGCGCGAGGGCAAGTCCGCCACCGGCCTCCCCGGTGGCATCGCCATCCCGCACTGCCGCTCGACGGCGGTCAGCGTGGGGTCCCTCGCCTTCGCCCGCCTCGACCCCAAGGTCGACTTCGGTGCGCCCGACGGCCCCGCCGAGCTCGTGTTCCTCATCGCCGCCGCGGAGGGCACCGGGTCCGAGCACATGAAGCTCCTCACCAAGCTCGCCCGGGCCCTGGTGAAGAAGGACTTCGTCGCCGCGCTGCGGGGAGCGGGCAGCGCGGAGGAGGTCGTTGCCCTCGTCGAGGGCGTCGTCAACCCGCCTGCCGCGGCCCCGGCGGACCAGGCCGTCGGCGCCGCCCCCTCGGCGGGTGCCGCACCGGCCGGCTCGGTGCCCGCCACGGCTGCTGCCTCCGCCACGCCGGGCGCGACGGCCGGCCCGGCCACCGCCGACGGCGCAGCCACGCGCCGCATCGTCGCCATCACGGCCTGCCCCACCGGCATCGCCCACACCTACATGGCCGCCGACGCGCTCGTGGCCGCGGGCCAGGAGGCCGGCGTCACCGTCGAGGTCGAGACCCAGGGCTCGGGCGCGACGACCCCGCTGAGCGCGGCCACCATCGCCTCGGCCGACGCGGTCATCTTCGCCACGGACGTCGGCGTCAAGGGCAAGGAGCGCTTCGCCGGCAAGCCGGTCATCGAGTCCGGCGTCAAGCGTGCGATCAACGAGCCCGGCGTGATGATCACCGAGGCGCTGCGCGCCGCCGACGACCCGTCCTCCCGCCGGGTCTCCGGCACCGCCTCCGACGCCGGCGCGCCGGCCGCCGCGGGCGGGCTGGGCATCGGCTCGCGCCTCAAGCAGGCGCTGCTCACCGGCGTGAGCTACATGATCCCGTTCGTCGCGGCGGGCGGCCTCATCATCGCCCTCGGCTTCCTCTTCGGCGGGTACGACATCGTCTTCGAGTCGGCCGACATCGTCGTCAACAACAGCCTCACGAACCTCCCCGACGGGGGCCTGACGGCCTACCTCGGCGCGGTCCTCCACCAGCTCGGGGCCGCGGCGTTCGCCTTCCTCGTCCCCGCGCTGGCCGGCTACATCGCCTTCGCGATCGCCGACCGACCCGGCATCGCCCCGGGCTTCACCGCCGGTGCCGTCGCCGTCTTCGTCGGCGCCGGGTTCATCGGCGGCCTCATCGGCGGTCTGCTCGCCGGTGTCGCGGCCCTGTGGATCTCCCGCATCGCCGTGCCGCGCTGGCTGCGCGGCCTCATGCCGGTGGTCATCATCCCGCTGGTGGCCACGGTCTTCGCCGGCGGGCTCATGTTCGTCGTCCTCGGGCAGCCGCTCGCGGCCGTGACCACGGGGCTGTCGAACTGGCTCGGCGGCCTCAGCGGCACCTCCGCCGTCATCCTCGGCATCATCCTCGGCCTCATGATGTGCTTCGACCTCGGCGGCCCGGTCAACAAGGCGGCCTACGCCTTCGCCACCGCCGGCCTGGTGGTGACCGACCCGGCCACGCTGCGCGTCATGGCGGCCGTCATGGCCGCGGGCATGGTGCCGCCGCTGGCCATGGCCCTCGCGACGGTGGTCCGGCCGAAGCTCTTCACCGAGGTCGAGCGGGAGAACGGCAGTGCCGCGTGGCTGCTCGGCGCCTCGTTCATCTCCGAGGGGGCGATCCCCTTCGCCGCTGCCGACCCGCTGCGCGTCATCCCCTCGATGATGGCCGGCGGCGCCGTCACCGGTGCCATCGCGATGGCCTTCGACGCCCAGTCCCGTGCTCCGCACGGCGGGATCTTCGTCTTCTTCGCGATGAGCAACGTCCTGGCGTTCGTCGGCGCTATCGTCGCCGGGATGCTGGTCTCCGCGACCCTTGTCATCCTGGCCAAGGAGTTCGTCGGCCGCACGGCCGACGAGCCCGCCGAGGACGTCGCGGTCGCGGCCGTCTGA
- a CDS encoding fibronectin type III domain-containing protein yields the protein MATALTAALVGPGATADEGQAWSFDLGTAASPVEAGWTGVPESNRYTAEAGYGIVTVDGVAPVSRYRTSAAADAVRNDFVLATAWGFAVDVPDGTYDVRVLSGDELTGTSTTKTHIDLEGVRAGTVQARQAVSEQTWRTTVADRQLSIGITGDGAGGYVNGIEVTSVADEPAPDPEPDPGTSALAAPDSVRMAHVTDGSVTVRWDEVPGAAGYVLSRSDAPDGEYTVVAETDQRTVFATDSVDTTVVHHYRAQARDAEGRLSLPSAAAVSSLTVAAPDLPGSGVLSLDLGNGDVAPGMVGLDAATAYTAETRIGFADTSEVTATDRATGDAVRSDFVTVADTELVVDLPNGDYTVDLIAGDADGGTDIAITAEQMAKVQPTTRAAGEYLEMSFDIAVVDGQLNLELAGSAANLNALVLTQHSPRPAGAEPTVWVTGDSTVQTYTADYVPQAGWGQMIDRFLTEDVTVENRAIGGRSSKNFISQGRLDEVLREIRPGDYLFAQFGHNDNSYGVDDRYAAPGDYLNYLRTFVDGAVQRGATPVLVTPVSRRSFDAETGLFNVSFPEYVDAATALAQETGTPLVDLSASSRAYLDEIGPEAAKSVFLHVPAGIYPNRPNGTADDTHFQEYGAIQMARLVATDVASLEVPLAQEVVETEPPANVPEPPAGLVVVSVSHAGAQLSWTAVEGADIYKVLRRTAGEDWVLATTSTLAQASVGGLAEGTAYEMQVVAVNGRGDSEPSATVELTTKAPLHKFDLQLAGNVTMDGYTPIDETTTYSAETGYGFTTDARPGGRDRGLGFDPVPTALERDFLLPGSAHELAVDVPNGSYAVKVYYGDPLGTGRLGITLEGKDHGSQNAGRGRVVSRTLEPVLVTDGQLTVVGEGWFNGMEVTPLILAPTDLTHDLAIDGADVAVALSWTGTEDATAYRVYRASDAGAAPEALGDVEEPAFTDTTADVGLEYTYTVVALDALGGESVPSNAVTVVTVDETVTPPAAPTGLTVGEVGKTEVGLSWEAATDALFYHVYRADPLADGSAGTFELVGRTSGTEFTDTGVLTTVEYGYAVAAVNAGGPSELSGTVTSPAVTTLERQAERLDRAPVAVATEGGTYLGWRMLGLDAEDVAFHVYRDGERITHEPVGATNLLDADGSPGATYRVSTVDDGLEWWATDEFGVWDDQTLDIPLDKPADAYAKDGQPYTYRAGDASVGDLDGDGEYEIVLKWDPSNAKDNSQAGYTGNVYVDAYELDGTRLWRIDLGHNIRAGAHYTQPQVFDLDGDGRAELTMKTADGTVDGAGTAIGDPRADYRSSSGYVLTGPEYLTVFDGETGAAVDTVDYVPPRGNVSAWGDGYGNRVDRFLAGVAYLDGERPSVIFSRGYYTRTVIAAFDFDGTDLTERWTFDSDVVGEDHAGQGNHQLAVADVDGDQKDEIVFGSMTVDDDGTPLYSTGLGHGDALHVSDLIPSRPGLEVFAAHEDMGASGNLGATMRSAATGEVLWSIPAARDTGRAAAADIDPRHDGAEGWAVGGDAAWDSPVGELRSATGELLAEEIPAANFVTWWDGDLLREITDHDWDQDAGTGVPTISKWDWDAQEEVEVYRAEGTLSNNGTKGTPALQADLFGDWREEIVTRTEDSTALRVATTVDLTEHRLRTLQSDPVYRLGVAWQNTSYNQPPHTSYFLGEGMATPAAPRIAYTGEATALERVPGPATGVPAIPVLRTDDPRGRSDGTFTLTARIPEGQNANHVVWTLDGEVVGEEALVDRTPDEQVMSLAVEDLTAGWHELGCTVSNQHGDTVCEPVKVRVTG from the coding sequence GTGGCCACCGCGCTCACGGCGGCGCTGGTCGGTCCCGGCGCCACGGCGGACGAGGGGCAGGCGTGGTCGTTCGACCTCGGCACCGCCGCCAGCCCCGTCGAGGCCGGGTGGACCGGCGTGCCGGAGAGCAACCGGTACACCGCCGAGGCCGGGTACGGCATCGTCACGGTGGACGGGGTGGCCCCGGTCTCGCGGTACCGCACCAGCGCTGCGGCCGACGCCGTGCGCAACGACTTCGTCCTCGCCACGGCCTGGGGCTTCGCCGTGGACGTGCCGGACGGCACCTACGACGTCCGGGTGCTCTCCGGGGACGAGCTCACCGGCACGAGCACCACGAAGACCCACATCGACCTCGAGGGCGTCCGGGCCGGCACGGTCCAGGCGCGGCAGGCCGTGTCGGAGCAGACGTGGCGGACCACCGTCGCGGACCGCCAGCTGTCGATCGGCATCACCGGCGACGGCGCGGGGGGCTATGTCAACGGCATCGAGGTGACCTCGGTCGCCGACGAGCCCGCGCCCGACCCCGAGCCCGATCCCGGCACGTCCGCCCTCGCAGCGCCGGACTCCGTGCGGATGGCCCACGTCACCGACGGGTCGGTCACGGTCCGGTGGGACGAGGTTCCCGGCGCCGCGGGCTACGTCCTGTCGCGCTCCGACGCCCCGGACGGCGAGTACACCGTCGTCGCCGAGACCGACCAGCGCACGGTGTTCGCCACGGACTCGGTCGACACGACCGTCGTCCACCACTACCGGGCGCAGGCTCGTGACGCCGAGGGACGGCTGAGCCTCCCGTCGGCGGCGGCGGTCTCCAGCCTGACCGTCGCGGCCCCGGACCTGCCCGGCTCGGGCGTCCTGAGCCTCGACCTCGGCAACGGCGACGTGGCTCCCGGCATGGTCGGCCTCGACGCCGCCACGGCCTACACCGCCGAGACCCGGATCGGGTTCGCCGACACCAGCGAGGTCACGGCGACGGACCGCGCCACCGGTGACGCCGTGCGGTCGGACTTCGTCACCGTCGCGGACACCGAGCTCGTCGTCGACCTGCCGAACGGCGACTACACCGTGGACCTCATCGCGGGCGACGCCGACGGAGGGACCGACATCGCCATCACCGCGGAGCAGATGGCGAAGGTCCAGCCCACCACCCGCGCCGCGGGAGAGTACCTGGAGATGTCCTTCGACATCGCCGTGGTCGACGGCCAGCTCAACCTCGAGCTCGCCGGCTCGGCCGCGAACCTCAACGCCCTCGTGCTCACCCAGCACAGCCCGCGCCCGGCCGGCGCCGAGCCGACCGTCTGGGTCACCGGCGACTCGACCGTGCAGACCTACACGGCCGACTACGTCCCGCAGGCCGGCTGGGGGCAGATGATCGACCGCTTCCTCACCGAGGACGTGACGGTGGAGAACAGGGCGATCGGCGGCCGCAGCTCGAAGAACTTCATCAGCCAGGGCCGCCTGGACGAGGTCCTCCGGGAGATCCGCCCCGGTGACTACCTCTTCGCCCAGTTCGGTCACAACGACAACTCCTACGGCGTCGACGACCGCTACGCCGCCCCCGGCGACTACCTCAACTACCTGCGGACCTTCGTCGACGGCGCCGTCCAGCGCGGCGCCACGCCGGTCCTCGTCACGCCCGTCTCCCGCCGCTCGTTCGACGCGGAGACCGGGCTGTTCAACGTCTCGTTCCCCGAGTACGTCGACGCCGCCACGGCGCTCGCCCAGGAGACCGGCACGCCGCTGGTGGACCTCTCCGCCTCGAGCCGGGCGTACCTGGACGAGATCGGCCCCGAGGCCGCGAAGTCGGTCTTCCTGCACGTCCCCGCCGGGATCTACCCGAACCGGCCGAACGGCACCGCCGACGACACGCACTTCCAGGAGTACGGAGCCATCCAGATGGCCCGCCTCGTCGCCACCGACGTGGCGAGCCTGGAGGTGCCGCTGGCCCAGGAGGTCGTGGAGACCGAGCCCCCCGCCAACGTCCCGGAGCCGCCGGCCGGCCTGGTCGTCGTGAGCGTGTCCCACGCCGGCGCCCAGCTGTCCTGGACCGCCGTCGAGGGCGCGGACATCTACAAGGTCCTCCGTCGGACGGCGGGCGAGGACTGGGTCCTCGCGACGACGTCCACCCTCGCCCAGGCGAGCGTCGGCGGACTGGCCGAGGGCACCGCCTACGAGATGCAGGTCGTGGCCGTCAACGGCCGCGGTGACTCCGAGCCGTCCGCGACGGTCGAGCTCACCACCAAGGCGCCGCTGCACAAGTTCGACCTGCAGCTCGCCGGGAACGTCACGATGGACGGCTACACGCCCATCGACGAGACCACGACCTACTCCGCGGAGACGGGCTACGGCTTCACCACCGACGCCCGGCCCGGCGGCCGGGACCGCGGGCTCGGCTTCGACCCCGTGCCCACCGCGCTCGAGCGCGACTTCCTCCTGCCGGGCAGTGCGCACGAGCTCGCCGTCGACGTGCCGAACGGCTCCTACGCGGTCAAGGTCTACTACGGCGACCCCCTGGGCACCGGCCGGCTCGGCATCACCCTCGAGGGCAAGGATCACGGCTCCCAGAACGCCGGCCGCGGTCGCGTGGTCTCCCGCACGCTCGAGCCCGTGCTGGTCACGGACGGCCAGCTCACCGTGGTCGGGGAGGGTTGGTTCAACGGGATGGAGGTCACCCCGCTGATCCTCGCCCCGACCGACCTGACCCACGACCTCGCGATCGACGGCGCCGACGTCGCGGTCGCCCTCTCCTGGACCGGCACCGAGGACGCCACGGCCTACCGGGTCTACCGCGCGTCCGACGCCGGCGCCGCACCCGAGGCGCTCGGCGACGTCGAGGAGCCGGCCTTCACCGACACCACCGCCGACGTCGGCCTCGAGTACACCTACACGGTGGTCGCGCTGGACGCCCTGGGCGGGGAGTCCGTCCCGTCCAACGCCGTCACGGTGGTCACGGTCGACGAGACCGTCACACCGCCGGCCGCGCCGACGGGCCTGACCGTCGGCGAGGTGGGCAAGACCGAGGTCGGGCTCAGCTGGGAGGCCGCGACGGACGCGCTGTTCTACCACGTCTACCGCGCCGACCCGCTCGCCGACGGCTCGGCGGGCACGTTCGAGCTCGTCGGACGCACGAGCGGGACCGAGTTCACCGACACCGGCGTGCTCACCACGGTCGAGTACGGCTACGCCGTCGCCGCGGTCAACGCCGGCGGACCCTCCGAGCTCTCGGGCACGGTCACCTCGCCCGCCGTCACCACGCTCGAGCGGCAGGCGGAGCGCCTCGACCGCGCTCCGGTCGCGGTCGCCACGGAGGGCGGCACCTACCTGGGCTGGCGGATGCTCGGGCTCGACGCCGAGGACGTGGCGTTCCACGTCTACCGCGACGGCGAGCGCATCACCCACGAGCCGGTCGGTGCCACCAACCTCCTCGACGCCGACGGGTCCCCCGGCGCCACCTACCGGGTCAGCACCGTCGACGACGGTCTCGAGTGGTGGGCCACGGACGAGTTCGGGGTCTGGGACGACCAGACGCTCGACATCCCGCTCGACAAGCCCGCCGACGCCTACGCCAAGGACGGTCAGCCGTACACCTACCGCGCCGGCGACGCCTCCGTCGGCGACCTCGACGGCGACGGCGAGTACGAGATCGTCCTCAAGTGGGACCCGTCCAACGCCAAGGACAACTCCCAGGCGGGCTACACCGGGAACGTCTACGTCGACGCCTACGAGCTCGACGGCACCCGGCTGTGGCGAATCGACCTGGGCCACAACATCCGGGCCGGGGCCCACTACACCCAGCCCCAGGTGTTCGACCTCGACGGCGACGGGCGCGCCGAGCTCACCATGAAGACCGCGGACGGCACGGTCGACGGCGCCGGCACGGCGATCGGCGACCCGCGCGCGGACTACCGCAGCTCCAGCGGATACGTCCTCACGGGGCCGGAGTACCTCACCGTCTTCGACGGCGAGACCGGTGCCGCCGTCGACACCGTCGACTACGTCCCGCCGCGCGGCAACGTCAGCGCCTGGGGCGACGGCTACGGCAACCGGGTGGACCGGTTCCTCGCCGGCGTGGCCTACCTCGACGGCGAACGCCCCAGCGTGATCTTCAGCCGCGGGTACTACACCCGCACGGTGATCGCGGCGTTCGACTTCGACGGCACGGACCTCACCGAGCGCTGGACCTTCGACTCCGACGTCGTGGGTGAGGACCACGCCGGGCAGGGCAACCACCAGCTCGCCGTCGCCGACGTCGACGGGGACCAGAAGGACGAGATCGTCTTCGGCTCCATGACGGTCGACGACGACGGGACCCCGCTGTACTCGACGGGTCTCGGTCACGGCGACGCCCTGCACGTCTCGGACCTCATCCCCTCGCGCCCGGGCCTGGAGGTCTTCGCGGCCCACGAGGACATGGGAGCGTCGGGCAACCTCGGCGCGACCATGCGTTCGGCCGCCACGGGCGAGGTCCTGTGGTCGATCCCGGCCGCCCGGGACACCGGCCGGGCCGCCGCGGCGGACATCGACCCCCGCCACGACGGTGCCGAGGGCTGGGCCGTCGGCGGCGACGCGGCGTGGGACTCCCCGGTCGGCGAGCTGCGGTCGGCGACGGGCGAGCTGCTCGCCGAGGAGATCCCCGCCGCCAACTTCGTCACGTGGTGGGACGGCGACCTCCTGCGGGAGATCACCGACCACGACTGGGACCAGGACGCCGGCACGGGCGTGCCCACCATCAGCAAGTGGGACTGGGACGCGCAGGAGGAGGTCGAGGTCTACCGCGCGGAGGGCACCCTGTCGAACAACGGCACCAAGGGCACCCCGGCGCTGCAGGCCGACCTGTTCGGCGACTGGCGCGAGGAGATCGTCACCCGCACCGAGGACTCCACCGCCCTGCGGGTGGCGACGACCGTCGACCTCACCGAGCACCGGCTGCGCACGCTGCAGTCGGACCCGGTGTACCGGCTCGGCGTCGCGTGGCAGAACACGTCGTACAACCAGCCGCCGCACACCTCCTACTTCCTGGGGGAGGGCATGGCCACGCCGGCCGCGCCGAGGATCGCCTACACCGGGGAGGCGACCGCGCTCGAGCGGGTGCCCGGCCCGGCCACCGGGGTCCCGGCCATTCCCGTGCTCCGCACCGACGACCCGCGCGGCCGCTCGGACGGCACGTTCACGCTCACGGCCCGGATCCCGGAGGGCCAGAACGCCAACCACGTCGTCTGGACCCTCGACGGCGAGGTGGTCGGCGAGGAGGCCCTCGTCGACCGCACGCCCGACGAGCAGGTCATGAGTCTCGCGGTGGAGGACCTAACCGCGGGATGGCACGAGCTGGGGTGCACGGTGTCGAACCAGCACGGTGACACCGTCTGCGAGCCCGTCAAGGTGCGGGTGACCGGTTGA
- a CDS encoding RNB domain-containing ribonuclease, with protein MVSRYLRLDVAPPEEVLRALSSLRDELGISPDFPPEVMAEAEEAAGGSGDGAAPGGVAPGGPTPEVATVDATDIPFVTVDPPGSRDLDQALHLETDGDGLRVRYAIAAVSTFVTPGGAIDREAHARGVTVYGPDGSYALHPPQLGAGVASLLEGQNRPAYLWHLRVDATGALVDARVELAVVRSRAQLTYEEVQAAHDGRAPLPTGVPADLPRLLRRFGELRVEQERARGGISLDIPEQSVVRNEHGFVLSYRATLPVEEWNAQVSLLTGMAAAAMMREAGVGILRTLPEADPRDVDRLRRTARALGVEWPRSTPYPELVRSLDSAVPAHAAFLNEATTLFRGAGYLAFGVGDETGGDAGGVEAGVGEAAGGEAGVGRARGDAGAEPTNTRHAAIAAEYAHVTAPLRRLVDRYGLAVCLAHCSGKPVPPWVLDALPGLPATMSAATRRAGAYERGAVDALEALVLRGREGEEFAGVITESDGEVAPPGGTDREDDRRERGTVELREVAVKGRVEGSSLPVGEEVRVRLVEADVPGRKVLFSLV; from the coding sequence GTGGTCAGCCGTTACCTCCGCCTCGACGTCGCCCCGCCCGAGGAGGTGCTCCGGGCGCTCTCCTCCCTGCGCGACGAGCTGGGCATCTCCCCGGACTTCCCGCCCGAGGTCATGGCCGAGGCCGAGGAGGCCGCGGGCGGCTCCGGCGACGGCGCCGCGCCGGGTGGCGTCGCGCCCGGGGGTCCCACCCCCGAGGTGGCGACCGTGGACGCCACCGACATCCCCTTCGTCACCGTCGACCCGCCCGGGTCCCGCGACCTCGACCAGGCCCTCCACCTCGAGACCGACGGCGACGGGCTCCGCGTGCGGTACGCCATCGCAGCGGTCTCCACGTTCGTCACGCCCGGCGGGGCCATCGACCGCGAGGCCCACGCCCGCGGCGTGACCGTGTACGGCCCTGACGGCTCCTACGCCCTGCACCCGCCACAGCTCGGTGCCGGCGTCGCGAGCCTGCTGGAGGGGCAGAACCGGCCGGCCTACCTCTGGCACCTCCGCGTCGACGCCACCGGCGCGCTCGTCGACGCCAGGGTCGAGCTCGCCGTCGTCCGCTCCCGGGCCCAGCTCACGTACGAGGAGGTCCAGGCCGCGCACGACGGCCGGGCCCCGCTGCCGACCGGTGTGCCGGCGGACCTGCCGCGTCTGCTCCGACGGTTCGGTGAGCTGCGCGTGGAGCAGGAGCGCGCCCGCGGCGGGATCTCCCTCGACATCCCCGAGCAGAGCGTCGTGCGCAACGAGCACGGGTTCGTCCTGTCGTACCGCGCCACGCTCCCGGTGGAGGAGTGGAACGCCCAGGTCTCCCTCCTCACCGGCATGGCGGCGGCGGCGATGATGCGCGAGGCGGGCGTCGGCATCCTGCGCACGCTGCCGGAGGCGGACCCGCGCGACGTCGACCGGCTGCGCCGCACGGCCCGCGCGCTCGGCGTCGAGTGGCCGAGGTCGACCCCTTACCCCGAGCTCGTGCGCAGCCTCGACTCGGCGGTTCCCGCCCACGCGGCGTTCCTCAACGAGGCCACCACCCTGTTCCGCGGTGCGGGCTACCTGGCGTTCGGCGTCGGTGACGAGACCGGCGGCGACGCAGGGGGAGTCGAGGCGGGAGTCGGCGAGGCAGCGGGCGGCGAGGCGGGCGTCGGTCGGGCACGAGGCGACGCCGGTGCCGAGCCGACCAACACACGGCACGCCGCGATCGCGGCCGAGTACGCCCACGTGACCGCTCCGCTGCGACGGCTCGTCGACCGGTACGGCCTGGCGGTGTGCCTGGCCCACTGCAGCGGGAAGCCGGTCCCGCCCTGGGTGCTCGACGCCCTGCCGGGTCTGCCGGCGACGATGTCCGCGGCGACGCGGCGGGCCGGCGCGTACGAGCGCGGGGCAGTCGACGCCCTCGAGGCCCTGGTCCTCCGCGGTCGTGAGGGCGAGGAGTTCGCCGGGGTCATCACCGAGTCCGACGGAGAGGTCGCCCCGCCCGGCGGCACGGACCGCGAGGACGACCGGCGCGAGCGCGGGACGGTCGAGCTGCGGGAGGTTGCCGTCAAGGGGCGGGTCGAGGGCTCGTCCCTCCCCGTCGGCGAGGAGGTCCGCGTGCGCCTCGTCGAGGCCGACGTGCCCGGTCGGAAGGTGCTCTTCAGCCTGGTCTGA